In Paenibacillus xylanilyticus, the genomic window TTATCCAAGATTACGGATTACACCGATCGTACGACGTGTATTTTATTTGGGGATGGAGCAGGAGCATTTTTGTTGGAACGAACCGAAGGGCAGGGCAGTGCGCTTGCAGCACTTTCCGGAACTCAGGGTGATGGTGGGTTACATGTTTATAGCAGTGGACTTTCCTCCGAGATGAATGGGGTACCTCTTCAAGGTGAAGGGCGTCTTGTGCAAAACGGTAGAGAAGTATATAAATGGGCTGTACGGCTGATACCTGAGCAATTGCCGAAACTTATCGCTAGCTCAGGCTTGCAGGCGGAGCATATCGACTGGTTTGTACCGCACAGCGCGAATATGAGAATGATTGAAGCTGTCTGCGAGCGCGGTCCTGTACCGTTGGAACGCACGCTGACCAGCATGGAGTACCGTGGGAACACCTCGGCTGCATCCATACCTTTGGCCATTCAGCTGGCTGTCGATGAAGGTAAGGTGAAGCAGGGTCAGCGTCTTGCCTTATTCGGTTTTGGTGGTGGCTTAACTTATGCAGGCCTTGTGTTGGAATGGAGTGTTCCAGACGCTGATTCAAAGAAATAACGTAGAAATTTGAGATTAAGCGTGAAAGACAGTCTGTCTTACCGGGCTAATAAAAAAAGTACACTTTCCTCCGATGTGGAGGCGAAGTGTACTTTTTGTTTATTAAGCATTTTCTAATTCAATAAAGGAGTTATGGTGTAAGTTTAGGAGCTTGGCGGTGGTGGGTTCCTTGCTCATAACTGTATGCGAGTTTAATCAATGTTCCTTCATCAAAGGCACGGCCCAGGAATTCAATGCCTACAGGTAGGCCCTCTGTAGTGAAGCCGGCAGGTACGGTGATAGCCGGGAACCCGGAGAATGGGCTTAGTCGGTTATTCCCGCCGGAGTTCTGCCCTTCGCCAATTACGGCTGCAGCCTGGGTGGAAGTAGGATAAACAATGGCATCCAGGTTATTGTCAGCCATCACTTTTAGAATAGCTTCGCGCGTGATTTGAGTACGTTTCAATACGATGTCTTTGTACTCAGTTGTCTCGAGCGTTTCCCTTGCATCGCGTGCCTTCATGGATTGTTCCTGTGTTTTATCAAATTCACCTGAAGCGATGATCTCCGACAGACTGTGGTATGGAGCATCTTCACCAAGTGACTCCAGATAGTCGTTGAGCTGGAATTTGAATTCATATCCGCTCAGGCTCGGGTATTTGTTGATTTCGTCCAGGTTCGGAATGCTAATAGGTACAGCAGTTGCACCCAGAGATTTCAATTCTTCCACTGCATTGTTGATGACATCAGCAACGGCTTTCTCTTCTGCTTTGGTGCTTGGGATCAGTTCAGTAGCTACACCAATACGCGCGCCTTTAAGGCCATTCACGTCCAGGAAGTCAGTGTAACTGGAAGGGATTTTGCCTACAGCATAGGCTGTAGCTACATCGTCCTTATCATAACCGGCTGTAGCGTCCAGCATGATCGCAGCGTCACTAACTGTACGAGCCATAGGGCCGCCTACATCCTGAGTCAGAGCAAGCGGGATAATGCCTTCACGGCTGGATAGTCCAATCGTTGGACGAATTCCGACAAGGCTGTTGAAGCTGGATGGAATACGGATCGATCCACCAGTATCGGTACCCATGCCTGCTGCAGCAAAGTTGGAGGCAATCGCTGCCCCTGTTCCGCCGCTGGAACCGCCAGGATAGTGATCCAGTGCGTAAGGGTTCAGGGTTTGTCCACCCAATGAACTTGATGTAGTAATGCCAAATGCAAATTCATGCAGATTTGTTTTACCGAGGATAATGGCACCTGCTTCTTTGAGCTTCTTCACTTGCTCAGCGTCTTGCGCAGGCACGGAGTCTTTCAGACAGATACAGCCAGCAGTGGTAGGCATATCATTCGTATCGAAGTTGTCCTTCACAAGAACCGGAATACCGTGCAGCGGTCCGCGTGCACCTTTGGCTGCACGTTCTTCGTCCAAAGCCTGGGCAATATCAAGTGCTTCCGGGTTTAAGGTTAGTATGGAATTAATGCTAACTCCCTGATCATCGTATTTCTCAATCCGATCCAGATACATTTGAACCAATTCCTTGGATGTAAGCTTTCCTTGCGTCATTGCAGCCTGGAGTTCCGTAATTGTTGCCTCCTCCAGAACAAACGGTTTTATGTAGTTATAAATGCGGTCTTTCAATATGGCGACATCATTTTCCGTCAGGACAGCGTTAGGTAGAAAGAGGGAATCGGTATATCCTTTCATCAACCCTGCAGCATTCAGGGCACCGATGGCACCTGCATAGCTGGATTGGTCTGGTACGTCTTTGAACGACTCTGTGGTGGACTCCAGCTTCAACCAGGTTTGAAGAGCTAGAGCAGCATCCTTACGCTGAACGGTTTTGCCTGATAGCTCGTCCATTGAAAAAGGCACACCTGCAAGTGTCGCTGCTTCTTCCATGGCTTTAACAAATGCGGCAGACGTGGCAGGTGACTTCCCTGCAGCTGTTGCTGCGACCGTTGTTTTGCTTGATGGAGCTGCTGCTCCGGCTGATGCCAGCGGTACGGAAGCTCCTCCCCAAGTTGTAACCATTACTGCTCCTGTCAGTAACAGAGCTCCACTTTTTTTCAATACAGATCCATGATAAGTCATGTATCCACGCTCCTTCTGTCGCAATGATGTGTGTGATGAAACGGCTGTATATGCTTTTGTCACATTCTAATAATATGTCAGGTATTCTTACAACACTCATATTTATCCAAAAAAACGTATACAAGTTGTATTAATGTGATATTTCTTTCAGATACTCTTATTTTCATTCCTAAAAGAAATTTAAGTGTTCATAAACGTGTTATATTATCTTACATATAATCTAGAAAAGTGATTTATTAGGTTAATCGTTCACCTGGGATATGCCAAGAAACGATTGGTCTGAAATGATATAATGAAAGGATAGGGACGTGGGTTACAAGGTGTATGAAGAAAGGAAGAGATACGAAGTGAAAACATTGGTACTCGCTGAGAAACCATCTGTGGCACGTGAAATTGCCAGAGTTATGGGAGCGCGTGATAAACATAAGAGTTATTTGGAAGGTCCTAAATATATCGTAACGTGGGCACTTGGGCATCTGGTAGGGCTGGCGGAACCTGAAGATTACGACAAAAAGTACGCCACCTGGAATCTTGAAGATCTGCCAATTCTGCCGGAGCGGGCGAAACTGAAGGTGCTAAGAGAGACGAATCATCAATATAAGGCCGTACAGCAGCTTATGAAACGCCAAGATGTTGGTGAACTGGTCATTGCAACGGATGCCGCCCGGGAGGGAGAGCTGCTGGCCCGTTGGATCATGCAAATGGCGCAGTGGAAGAAGCCCTTCAAACGACTGTGGATTTCTTCTCAGACGGATAAGGCAATCAAAGAAGGATTTGCTTCACTGAAGCCAGGGAGTCAGTTTGACCGTCTCTATGAATCGGCACGTTGCCGGGCAGAAGCGGACTGGATGATTGGGCTTAATGTGACACGGGCGCTGACCGTTCGATTTAATGCACAGTTGTCTGCAGGACGGGTACAGACACCAACCCTGGGCATGATCATGGACAGGGAAAATGAAATCAATGGTTTTCGGTCACAGGAGTATGAGACACTAACTGCAGATTTTGGAGGTTTTCAAGCCGTGTGGCGGGCCTCAGGCGGGGATTCACGCATCTTTGATACTCAGGATACCCAGGCATTGAAGAAACGAGTGGATGGACGTAAGGGAACCATTGCTCAGGTCAAAAAGAGCGAAAAAGTTGAGCCGCATCCTCTGGCCTATGACTTGACGGAGCTGCAGCGTGATGCCAACCGCAAGTATGGCTTCTCAGCCAAGCAGACTTCCAACGTCCTGCAGCGTCTATATGAGCAGCATAAGCTGGTTACATATCCGCGTACGGATAGCCGTTATCTGACATCGGACATGACAGGCACGCTGAAAGAAAGACTGGATAGTGTAGCTGTTGGACCTTATGCATCATTGGCTCGTCCGCTGCTGCGGAAAAACTTGAATATCACCAAACGAATTGTGGATGACAGCAAGGTAACGGATCATCATGCGATTATTCCGACAGAACAGACGGTGCTGCTGAATCAGCTGAATCCGGAGGAACGCAAACTGTATGATTTGATCGTACGCCGGTTTATCAGTTTGTTCTATCCAGCTGCCAGATACGATTCAGTAGCGATTACTGTGCAAGTGGGTGAAGATTCCTTCCATGTTAAAGGTACGACGGTAAAAGACAGTGGCTGGCGTGAAGTATACGGCGGAGACTACAGTGACGAAGATGATGAGCGCACAGATGAGCAAGCAGACAATGGCTGTACTCTTTTGCCAGATGTACAGCAAGGTCAGTCGGTTACCGTTCAACGTTGTCATATTAAAAGTGGAAGAACCATGCCACCTAAACGGTACACGGAGGCAGCATTGCTCGCGCAAATGGAGAAGCACGGACTCGGTACCCCGGCTACCCGTGCAGATATCATCGAGAAATTGGTCAGCTCGGATACCATCGACCGCCAAGGCAACAGCATGCATCCTACAGGTAAAGGCAAGCAATTAATTGAGCTGGCTGCTCCGCAGCTTCGTACACCTGAACTGACGGCGCGTTGGGAGGCTGAACTGGAACGGATTGCTCGTGGACAAGGGAAACCAGGTCCTTTCCTGGAAGGCATACGTTCGATGGCTAAAGAACTGGTAGCCACTGTAAAAGGAAGCAAGGCAGAGTATAAACCGCATAACGTGTCGAGCAGCCACTGCCCGGATTGCAATGCGCGTCTGCTTGAGAAAAAAGGGAAACGCGGCAAGTTTCTCGTATGTCCCACGGAGGATTGTGGCTATCGTCGCTCGGCAGAGAAGCGGTTATCCAACCGTCGTTGTCCGCAGTGTCACAAGAAGATGGAAATGAAAGAAGGCAAAGCGGGCCTCTATGTGCAGTGTCTGCCTTGCGGAATCACGGAAGCTCTGGATAAA contains:
- a CDS encoding DNA topoisomerase III; this translates as MKTLVLAEKPSVAREIARVMGARDKHKSYLEGPKYIVTWALGHLVGLAEPEDYDKKYATWNLEDLPILPERAKLKVLRETNHQYKAVQQLMKRQDVGELVIATDAAREGELLARWIMQMAQWKKPFKRLWISSQTDKAIKEGFASLKPGSQFDRLYESARCRAEADWMIGLNVTRALTVRFNAQLSAGRVQTPTLGMIMDRENEINGFRSQEYETLTADFGGFQAVWRASGGDSRIFDTQDTQALKKRVDGRKGTIAQVKKSEKVEPHPLAYDLTELQRDANRKYGFSAKQTSNVLQRLYEQHKLVTYPRTDSRYLTSDMTGTLKERLDSVAVGPYASLARPLLRKNLNITKRIVDDSKVTDHHAIIPTEQTVLLNQLNPEERKLYDLIVRRFISLFYPAARYDSVAITVQVGEDSFHVKGTTVKDSGWREVYGGDYSDEDDERTDEQADNGCTLLPDVQQGQSVTVQRCHIKSGRTMPPKRYTEAALLAQMEKHGLGTPATRADIIEKLVSSDTIDRQGNSMHPTGKGKQLIELAAPQLRTPELTARWEAELERIARGQGKPGPFLEGIRSMAKELVATVKGSKAEYKPHNVSSSHCPDCNARLLEKKGKRGKFLVCPTEDCGYRRSAEKRLSNRRCPQCHKKMEMKEGKAGLYVQCLPCGITEALDKDRQHVNKREQQKLVKQYAKQESIGSNLGDLLKAAMEKKGD
- a CDS encoding ketoacyl-ACP synthase III, encoding MQSKASITAFGTYVPERILNNADLEKLVETNDEWIVQRTGMRERRIAAEDQFVSDLAVKAVEDMIRRYGVDVHDVDMILVATSTPEYAFPSTASRVQARLNITQTGALDLSAACAGFVYGLQLADSMITSGMYRKVLVIGAETLSKITDYTDRTTCILFGDGAGAFLLERTEGQGSALAALSGTQGDGGLHVYSSGLSSEMNGVPLQGEGRLVQNGREVYKWAVRLIPEQLPKLIASSGLQAEHIDWFVPHSANMRMIEAVCERGPVPLERTLTSMEYRGNTSAASIPLAIQLAVDEGKVKQGQRLALFGFGGGLTYAGLVLEWSVPDADSKK
- a CDS encoding amidase family protein, which codes for MTYHGSVLKKSGALLLTGAVMVTTWGGASVPLASAGAAAPSSKTTVAATAAGKSPATSAAFVKAMEEAATLAGVPFSMDELSGKTVQRKDAALALQTWLKLESTTESFKDVPDQSSYAGAIGALNAAGLMKGYTDSLFLPNAVLTENDVAILKDRIYNYIKPFVLEEATITELQAAMTQGKLTSKELVQMYLDRIEKYDDQGVSINSILTLNPEALDIAQALDEERAAKGARGPLHGIPVLVKDNFDTNDMPTTAGCICLKDSVPAQDAEQVKKLKEAGAIILGKTNLHEFAFGITTSSSLGGQTLNPYALDHYPGGSSGGTGAAIASNFAAAGMGTDTGGSIRIPSSFNSLVGIRPTIGLSSREGIIPLALTQDVGGPMARTVSDAAIMLDATAGYDKDDVATAYAVGKIPSSYTDFLDVNGLKGARIGVATELIPSTKAEEKAVADVINNAVEELKSLGATAVPISIPNLDEINKYPSLSGYEFKFQLNDYLESLGEDAPYHSLSEIIASGEFDKTQEQSMKARDARETLETTEYKDIVLKRTQITREAILKVMADNNLDAIVYPTSTQAAAVIGEGQNSGGNNRLSPFSGFPAITVPAGFTTEGLPVGIEFLGRAFDEGTLIKLAYSYEQGTHHRQAPKLTP